In a genomic window of Lacrimispora sp. BS-2:
- a CDS encoding flavodoxin, which produces MSTLVVYFSFTGSTKFIAEKIAETTGADITELRISKNYPAEGFGKYFWGGKSVIFGEKPKLINKPIDLNKYDTIIIGTPIWAGSFTPPIKSLISQYKIQGKRIALFASHGGGGAQKCFTKLKKELSGNEFLSEIDFVEPKKSLEENLSKAVKWSQNLAI; this is translated from the coding sequence TTTTCGTTTACCGGGAGCACGAAATTCATTGCAGAAAAGATTGCAGAAACAACAGGCGCCGACATTACGGAGTTAAGAATAAGCAAGAACTATCCGGCAGAAGGATTTGGAAAGTACTTCTGGGGAGGAAAGAGCGTTATTTTTGGTGAGAAGCCAAAACTGATAAATAAACCCATTGATTTAAACAAGTATGATACGATTATAATCGGCACCCCTATCTGGGCCGGGTCGTTTACGCCGCCGATAAAAAGCCTGATCAGCCAATATAAAATCCAGGGCAAACGGATCGCGCTGTTTGCCAGCCATGGAGGAGGCGGAGCTCAAAAGTGCTTTACAAAACTAAAGAAAGAGCTTTCCGGGAATGAGTTCCTCAGTGAAATAGATTTTGTAGAACCTAAGAAAAGCTTAGAGGAGAACTTGTCTAAAGCAGTGAAATGGTCTCAAAACCTGGCCATCTGA